In one window of Tellurirhabdus rosea DNA:
- a CDS encoding glycosyltransferase family 9 protein, which translates to MNNKIVAALRRQPDSIAIFRAIKLGDLMVAIPALRALRMAFPRAKITLISLPWAKEFVARFPMYIDEFIDFPGWPGLPEQPVDAGRTVAFLKLMQQRHFDLALQMQGNGTLVNPMMELLGARVTAGFYPAGLKAYNVNPEFYMPYPEGEHEIRKHLSLMDFLGIPTQGFDLDFPLTKQDGLRAALIPELDSLNPKEYVCIHPGGISARRWPESHFAQVADSLAEQGYKVVLTGTQSEGPIVESVREQMHSSAVSLAGKTDLGTLAWVLSRASLLVSNDTGVAHLASALKVPSVVIYTTSQPEEWGALNRERHRAVLEVNAESPGAVIEEALSLLPETSSPSAVLAA; encoded by the coding sequence ATGAATAACAAAATCGTGGCCGCCTTACGAAGGCAGCCGGATTCAATAGCGATTTTTCGGGCCATCAAACTGGGCGACCTGATGGTAGCCATTCCGGCGCTGCGGGCGCTGCGGATGGCCTTTCCACGGGCGAAAATTACGCTTATCAGCCTGCCCTGGGCAAAGGAGTTCGTCGCCCGGTTCCCGATGTACATCGATGAATTTATCGATTTTCCGGGATGGCCGGGCCTGCCCGAACAACCGGTCGATGCGGGCCGGACGGTCGCGTTTCTCAAACTGATGCAGCAGCGCCATTTCGATCTGGCCCTCCAGATGCAGGGCAACGGCACGCTGGTCAACCCGATGATGGAATTGCTGGGTGCCCGCGTGACGGCCGGATTTTACCCGGCCGGTCTGAAAGCCTACAACGTCAATCCCGAATTCTACATGCCGTACCCGGAAGGCGAGCACGAAATCCGGAAGCACCTGAGTCTGATGGACTTTCTGGGCATCCCGACGCAGGGTTTTGACCTCGATTTTCCGTTGACCAAACAAGATGGACTCCGGGCGGCTCTGATTCCGGAACTCGACAGCCTCAACCCCAAAGAGTACGTCTGCATTCATCCGGGCGGTATTTCGGCCCGTCGCTGGCCCGAAAGTCACTTTGCGCAGGTCGCCGATTCGCTGGCCGAGCAGGGGTACAAGGTCGTGCTGACGGGTACGCAGAGCGAAGGGCCGATTGTCGAAAGTGTGCGCGAACAGATGCACTCCTCGGCCGTCAGCCTGGCCGGCAAAACGGACTTGGGTACGCTGGCCTGGGTCCTGAGCCGGGCTTCTCTGCTGGTGAGCAATGATACGGGCGTGGCCCACCTTGCGTCGGCGCTCAAAGTGCCGAGCGTGGTCATCTATACCACGTCCCAGCCCGAAGAATGGGGCGCGCTGAATCGGGAACGCCACCGGGCCGTGCTGGAGGTGAACGCCGAAAGTCCGGGGGCGGTGATTGAGGAAGCGCTTTCGCTGCTGCCCGAAACCAGCAGTCCGTCGGCGGTACTGGCTGCCTGA
- a CDS encoding BrxA/BrxB family bacilliredoxin, producing MYPPHLVAPMKADLVNAGFQDLATAEDVVNTMENAEGTMLVVVNSVCGCAAGAARPGVKAAVAASDIKPDKLVTVFAGVDQEATAKMREYLLPYPPSSPSVALFKDGELVHFIERHHIEGRSAQMIAQHLVMAFEEFCEKA from the coding sequence ATGTATCCTCCTCATTTAGTTGCCCCGATGAAGGCCGACCTGGTAAACGCCGGGTTCCAGGATCTTGCCACGGCTGAGGACGTGGTGAATACGATGGAAAACGCCGAAGGCACCATGCTCGTTGTGGTTAATTCGGTCTGTGGTTGTGCGGCCGGGGCTGCCCGTCCGGGCGTGAAGGCGGCGGTTGCGGCCAGCGACATCAAGCCGGACAAACTGGTGACGGTGTTTGCCGGTGTGGATCAGGAAGCAACGGCCAAGATGCGGGAGTACCTCCTGCCCTACCCGCCGTCGTCGCCGTCAGTAGCGCTGTTCAAGGATGGCGAACTGGTTCATTTTATTGAGCGCCACCACATCGAAGGCCGCTCGGCCCAAATGATCGCCCAGCACCTGGTGATGGCGTTCGAAGAGTTCTGCGAAAAAGCGTAA
- a CDS encoding membrane dipeptidase: MPQHDFFVDLHCHPTYKPFGRSFRMGTPGQASNRPGDLNSVWNYDPPGAGDKLLNFVKGLTRFSQANLTAAAYGRTGVMTVSLGSIEKGFFRTKLGTGALADLVSEFTAGLSVPRINHIQNMTDYFADLLLEWDFLLANNEKFTRIDGMNYAYSIVSSFQELEAVMDFNDSELEAKMRNPRHAVQTKIALVLSIEGLHVLNTGLDQPVSDADVLDKVRQIKTFDKAPFFVTFSHHFNNDLCGHARSLPPPLNRLCDQEKNIGTGFSALGEQVLRLLLDRTVGRRVLIDIKHMSALARREFFAIRDADFPKLPIIVSHGAANGRRSMDQPTIIDSPETGEKLCPDDINFYDDEIVRVVQSNGIFGLQLDERRLADDETIRRVKHSIFRHKILHYRTEVIWRQFRHIAELLDRNGLPSWDNLAIGSDYDGIVNPVNGIWTVEDYDDMVGYLERHIYHYMVEEKAPGLTHDFNKISPDEIIKRISWQNAWSFFKRNF, from the coding sequence ATGCCTCAGCACGATTTTTTTGTAGACCTGCACTGCCACCCCACCTACAAACCCTTCGGGCGCAGTTTCAGAATGGGTACGCCCGGACAGGCTTCCAACCGGCCCGGTGATCTAAATTCGGTCTGGAATTACGACCCGCCAGGCGCGGGCGACAAGCTGCTCAATTTTGTCAAGGGCCTGACCCGCTTTTCGCAGGCGAACCTGACCGCGGCGGCTTACGGCCGAACGGGGGTGATGACCGTTTCGCTGGGGTCCATCGAAAAAGGGTTTTTCAGAACGAAACTCGGCACCGGAGCGCTGGCTGATCTGGTTTCCGAGTTCACGGCCGGTCTGAGCGTGCCCCGGATCAACCACATCCAGAACATGACCGATTACTTCGCCGATCTGCTGCTGGAATGGGATTTTCTGCTGGCCAACAACGAAAAATTCACCCGCATCGACGGCATGAACTATGCCTACAGCATTGTATCCTCGTTTCAGGAGCTGGAAGCGGTGATGGATTTCAACGATTCGGAACTGGAAGCGAAGATGCGGAATCCCCGTCATGCCGTTCAGACCAAGATCGCGCTGGTGCTCTCCATCGAAGGGCTGCACGTGCTGAATACCGGGCTCGACCAGCCCGTTAGCGACGCCGACGTGCTGGACAAAGTCCGGCAGATCAAGACGTTCGACAAAGCGCCCTTTTTTGTCACGTTCAGCCACCATTTCAACAATGACCTGTGCGGCCACGCCCGGAGTCTGCCGCCCCCGTTGAACAGGCTGTGCGACCAGGAGAAGAACATCGGAACGGGCTTTTCCGCTCTGGGAGAACAGGTTTTGCGGCTGTTGCTGGACCGCACGGTCGGGCGGCGGGTTCTGATTGACATCAAGCACATGAGCGCCCTGGCCCGCCGGGAGTTCTTTGCCATTCGGGATGCCGATTTTCCGAAACTGCCGATCATTGTCAGTCACGGAGCGGCCAACGGACGCCGGTCTATGGACCAGCCCACGATTATCGACTCGCCGGAGACGGGCGAAAAGCTCTGCCCGGATGACATCAATTTTTACGATGACGAAATCGTTCGCGTGGTGCAGTCGAACGGGATTTTTGGGTTGCAACTGGACGAAAGACGGCTGGCCGACGATGAAACCATCCGGCGCGTCAAGCATTCGATTTTCCGTCACAAAATCCTCCATTACCGGACGGAGGTAATCTGGCGCCAATTCCGGCACATTGCCGAACTGCTCGACCGAAACGGGCTGCCCTCCTGGGACAACCTCGCCATCGGCAGCGATTACGACGGCATCGTCAACCCCGTCAACGGCATCTGGACGGTGGAGGATTACGACGACATGGTGGGCTACCTGGAACGCCACATCTATCATTACATGGTCGAAGAAAAAGCCCCCGGCCTCACCCATGACTTCAACAAAATCAGCCCGGACGAAATCATAAAGCGGATTTCGTGGCAAAACGCCTGGTCGTTTTTCAAGCGGAACTTCTAG
- a CDS encoding carbamoyltransferase family protein, with protein MITLGINAAFHDQTAAIVKDGVVLAAAEEERFTHIKHGKRPIPFSTYELPYNAIDFCLKTAGITLAEVDHIAYSLDPSLLLGDKKDADTLEIPLKPGYQPTDSQWLNPWDPLFLSSIVNAPGHLVDGVPLHLSARWKAARRDGPYQWHFVNHHLAHAASAFLPSPHTRAAVIVIDGRGELATTSYWLGEGNDLKLLGEVHLPHSLGLLYERMTEYLGFLHSSDEYKVMALASFGEPKYADYFRNLIRLGQNGQYTIDTPDFAGEFGPMREKGGPLEQKHFDIAASLQLVLEETVLKLITWLHEVTGCDTLCMAGGVALNCVMNARLRDKGPFRDIWVQPASGDSGTALGAAMCIDTRQRNATERAYVMEDVYLGPRFTDDEIEAFLKWSKLPYRKMDDVASDVADYLAQGNVIGWFQTGMEFGPRALGARSLLAAPFPADMQQKMNDLKDREDFRPVAPVVLEEMADEYFVNARKSPFMLFINDVRPEVTERIPAVCHSDGTARIQTINRSQNPVYYALIKAFYEKTGVPVLINTSFNTRGEPIVCTPRDAVESFWTSPLDALVIGSFMLTKTGHGTGSDSEKPAWYGRGVVKESQEWEGIIIS; from the coding sequence ATGATTACTCTTGGAATTAATGCGGCCTTTCACGACCAGACGGCGGCTATTGTAAAAGATGGGGTGGTGCTGGCGGCGGCGGAAGAGGAACGCTTTACCCACATCAAACACGGCAAGCGCCCGATTCCCTTTTCTACCTACGAACTGCCGTATAATGCCATCGATTTCTGCCTGAAAACGGCCGGAATCACGCTGGCGGAAGTAGACCACATTGCCTATTCGTTGGACCCGTCTCTGCTGCTGGGGGATAAAAAAGACGCCGATACGCTCGAAATTCCGCTGAAGCCGGGCTACCAGCCGACCGATAGCCAGTGGCTCAATCCCTGGGACCCGCTGTTTCTGTCGTCTATCGTCAACGCGCCGGGCCACCTCGTCGATGGCGTGCCCCTGCACCTGTCGGCCCGCTGGAAAGCAGCCCGTCGCGACGGCCCGTATCAGTGGCATTTTGTGAATCACCACCTGGCGCACGCGGCGAGCGCGTTTCTCCCCAGTCCGCATACGCGGGCGGCGGTCATCGTCATCGACGGGCGCGGCGAACTGGCTACCACGAGCTATTGGCTGGGCGAAGGCAACGACCTGAAACTGCTGGGCGAAGTGCACCTGCCGCATTCGCTGGGCCTGCTCTACGAACGGATGACCGAATACCTCGGCTTCCTGCATTCGTCCGACGAATACAAGGTGATGGCGCTGGCTTCGTTCGGGGAGCCGAAGTACGCCGATTATTTCCGCAACCTGATCCGGTTGGGACAGAATGGGCAATACACCATCGACACGCCGGACTTCGCCGGGGAATTTGGCCCTATGCGCGAAAAAGGCGGTCCGCTGGAACAGAAGCATTTTGACATTGCGGCCTCGCTGCAACTGGTGCTGGAAGAAACCGTCCTGAAACTAATCACCTGGCTGCACGAGGTCACCGGCTGCGACACGCTCTGCATGGCGGGCGGGGTGGCGCTCAACTGCGTCATGAACGCCCGGCTGCGCGACAAGGGCCCGTTCCGCGACATCTGGGTACAGCCCGCTTCCGGCGACTCGGGCACGGCGCTGGGAGCCGCGATGTGCATCGACACCCGGCAGCGGAACGCCACCGAACGGGCGTATGTGATGGAAGACGTCTACCTGGGACCCCGGTTTACCGACGACGAAATCGAAGCCTTCCTGAAATGGTCGAAACTGCCGTACCGCAAGATGGACGATGTGGCCTCCGATGTGGCCGATTATCTGGCCCAGGGCAACGTCATCGGCTGGTTTCAGACCGGGATGGAATTTGGGCCGCGGGCGCTCGGGGCCCGGTCGTTGCTGGCGGCTCCGTTTCCGGCGGATATGCAGCAGAAAATGAACGATCTGAAGGACCGCGAAGACTTCCGGCCCGTTGCGCCGGTGGTGCTGGAGGAGATGGCCGACGAGTACTTTGTCAACGCCCGCAAGTCGCCGTTCATGCTGTTTATCAACGACGTGCGGCCGGAGGTCACCGAACGCATTCCGGCGGTCTGCCACAGCGACGGTACGGCCCGGATTCAAACTATCAACCGGTCCCAGAATCCGGTTTATTATGCGTTAATTAAAGCATTCTACGAAAAAACCGGTGTTCCGGTTCTGATCAATACCTCGTTCAACACGCGGGGCGAACCCATCGTCTGTACTCCCCGCGACGCCGTCGAATCTTTCTGGACCTCGCCGCTGGATGCGCTTGTCATCGGCTCGTTCATGCTGACCAAAACCGGCCACGGAACGGGCAGCGACAGCGAGAAACCGGCCTGGTACGGACGCGGAGTCGTGAAAGAAAGCCAGGAGTGGGAAGGAATAATTATCAGTTAA
- a CDS encoding D-glycero-alpha-D-manno-heptose-1,7-bisphosphate 7-phosphatase, with protein MSERAIFLDKDGTLIRDVPYNVEPGQIELYPETGEALRRLGAAGFRLIVISNQSGVAHGYFEEQALTFVEVQLQVLLRPYGVSLDGFYYCPHHPGGSVPAYSITCACRKPEPGLLTRAAADHDLNLEESWMIGDILNDVEAGNRAGCRTVLLEHGNETEWLTGSFRTPTYRARHMLDAAEFILKHTTQSVSKPHNNLSASFEQEVS; from the coding sequence ATGAGTGAACGCGCTATATTTCTCGACAAAGATGGAACGCTGATCCGCGACGTTCCCTACAATGTAGAACCCGGTCAGATTGAGCTTTATCCGGAGACGGGAGAGGCGCTGCGACGGCTCGGGGCGGCTGGTTTTCGGCTGATTGTTATTTCCAACCAGTCGGGCGTGGCACACGGGTATTTCGAAGAGCAGGCCCTGACGTTTGTGGAAGTGCAGTTGCAGGTCTTGCTGCGGCCCTACGGGGTGAGTCTGGACGGATTTTACTACTGTCCGCATCATCCCGGCGGCTCCGTTCCGGCGTATTCCATCACCTGCGCCTGCCGCAAGCCCGAGCCCGGTCTGCTGACCCGCGCGGCGGCCGACCACGACCTGAATCTGGAAGAATCCTGGATGATCGGCGACATCCTCAACGATGTGGAAGCGGGCAACCGGGCAGGCTGCCGGACCGTTCTGCTCGAACACGGGAACGAAACGGAATGGCTGACCGGCTCGTTCCGGACACCCACTTACCGGGCCCGGCACATGCTGGATGCCGCAGAATTCATACTCAAGCATACCACCCAATCGGTTAGTAAACCCCACAATAACCTTTCTGCTTCATTCGAACAGGAGGTTAGTTAA
- a CDS encoding FAD-dependent oxidoreductase — MNRRNFLAATGVASLAVASGVTSCAPRPRLATTRTYSVPKLKLSLDRIVKETVGLRPFRASGPRIAREELGSKTLVHNYGHGGSGWSLSWGTGNLAREMVLATGERKVAVLGCGTVGLATARLLQERGLEVTIYTKDLPPNITSSVATGTWSPASRVCDPTKATPEFRQQWEQATRFSFRTFQFLLGMNDIAAWVDEYNVYKTRPTGQPDIGQGGEVYHLDGLLPERQELSAKQHPFGAAYVTWRSNMMFNIPSYLHHQMSTFVMLGGRILIREIKKLEDIDALPERCVVNCMGLGAKAVFNDEELTPVSGQLACLIPQPEVTYKLNAQGASVIARKDGIYLGGNGLVGNWDTTPKREYTEQFVERIQQVMNEMTD, encoded by the coding sequence ATGAATCGCCGAAATTTTTTGGCCGCAACCGGCGTTGCCAGCCTCGCGGTCGCCTCGGGCGTGACGAGCTGTGCCCCCCGCCCCCGTCTGGCTACCACCCGAACCTATTCGGTTCCCAAACTCAAACTTTCGCTCGACCGCATTGTCAAGGAAACCGTCGGGCTGCGGCCGTTCCGGGCTTCCGGGCCGCGCATTGCCCGGGAGGAACTGGGTTCCAAAACGCTGGTGCACAACTACGGACATGGCGGCAGCGGCTGGTCGCTTTCCTGGGGCACGGGGAATCTAGCCCGGGAGATGGTGCTGGCGACCGGCGAGCGCAAAGTGGCGGTACTCGGCTGCGGCACCGTCGGGCTGGCAACGGCGCGACTCCTGCAGGAACGGGGTCTGGAGGTAACCATCTACACCAAAGACCTGCCGCCCAACATCACCAGCAGCGTCGCCACGGGCACCTGGTCGCCGGCCTCCCGCGTCTGCGACCCCACCAAAGCGACGCCCGAGTTCCGGCAGCAGTGGGAACAGGCTACCCGCTTTTCCTTCCGGACGTTTCAGTTTCTGCTCGGCATGAACGACATCGCCGCCTGGGTGGACGAATACAATGTCTACAAGACCAGGCCCACCGGCCAGCCCGACATCGGTCAGGGCGGCGAAGTGTACCACCTCGACGGGCTGCTGCCCGAACGGCAGGAGCTTTCCGCCAAGCAGCATCCGTTTGGGGCGGCTTACGTCACCTGGCGTTCCAACATGATGTTCAACATTCCGAGTTATCTGCACCACCAGATGAGCACGTTTGTGATGCTGGGCGGCCGGATCCTGATTCGGGAAATTAAAAAGCTGGAAGACATCGACGCCCTGCCCGAACGCTGCGTGGTGAACTGCATGGGCCTGGGTGCCAAGGCCGTTTTCAACGACGAAGAACTAACACCGGTCTCCGGCCAGCTGGCCTGCCTCATTCCCCAGCCCGAAGTCACCTACAAGCTCAATGCGCAGGGCGCCAGCGTCATCGCCCGGAAAGACGGCATTTACCTCGGCGGCAACGGCCTCGTCGGCAACTGGGACACAACCCCCAAGCGCGAATATACCGAGCAGTTTGTCGAGCGGATCCAGCAGGTCATGAATGAAATGACTGATTGA
- a CDS encoding RidA family protein has translation MKTVLIGLVFLLGALSGSAQQVEYYGSTASPISSGAIIPAGKKMLWTSGIVAGVADSTAAEGTYKRFGNTKMQALDILKTFEKTLKSRGLSFKDVIMLRVYVAPDRFQGGKHDYQGWFDAYAQYFGTKENPVKPIRSTVGLASLVHPDKFIEIELVAAYPL, from the coding sequence ATGAAAACAGTTCTTATCGGTCTGGTTTTTTTGCTGGGTGCTTTGAGCGGGTCGGCCCAGCAGGTAGAGTACTACGGTTCGACCGCCTCTCCAATCTCGTCGGGAGCCATTATTCCGGCGGGCAAAAAAATGCTCTGGACCAGCGGCATAGTGGCCGGGGTGGCCGACAGTACCGCCGCCGAAGGAACGTATAAACGGTTTGGGAACACCAAAATGCAGGCGCTGGACATTCTGAAGACGTTCGAGAAAACGCTGAAAAGCCGCGGCCTGTCTTTCAAAGATGTGATTATGCTGCGGGTGTACGTCGCCCCCGACCGCTTTCAGGGCGGTAAGCACGATTATCAGGGCTGGTTTGATGCCTACGCGCAGTATTTCGGAACGAAGGAAAATCCGGTGAAGCCCATCCGCTCGACCGTCGGCCTGGCCTCGCTGGTGCATCCCGACAAGTTCATTGAGATTGAACTGGTGGCGGCGTATCCGCTTTGA
- a CDS encoding glycosyltransferase family 9 protein codes for MSVNNRREKKNDRVIRSDDPRSREASTGSSTESSTESFQWEKCPHILCIRPDNMGDVLMTTPAFRALKESLPGRRLTLLTSSAGAAIARMIPEIDNVITFDVPWVSTQDVPNREAVVKLVELLRRRRFQAAVIFNVQSQNPLPAALLCYMAGIPNVLGYCRENPYYLMSPWVPDPEVLCATRHEVERQLTLVEAVGATTANRQLSLSVPPNAVIQALESLSATGVQPHQPWLVMHTGVSEEKRRYPAEEFIKAGRRLTSELGFQVVLTGSKSERAYTEDIRKQIGPGAVNLTGKLPLDVFCGLIAQAPVVVSNNTGPVHIASAVGTPVVVLYAMTNPQHTPWLVPNRVLYFDVPEPLRSRNMLLQRFPGPAEPKASVDGIVKAVEELTIGTIALSGT; via the coding sequence ATGTCAGTCAACAATCGGCGCGAGAAAAAAAACGACCGGGTCATCCGGTCTGATGATCCCCGCAGCAGGGAGGCTTCCACCGGGTCTTCGACCGAATCTTCGACCGAATCCTTTCAATGGGAAAAGTGTCCGCATATCCTGTGTATCCGTCCGGATAACATGGGCGACGTGCTGATGACGACTCCGGCCTTCCGGGCGCTGAAAGAAAGCCTGCCGGGCCGGCGACTGACGCTGCTGACCTCCTCGGCGGGAGCGGCCATCGCGCGGATGATTCCGGAGATTGACAACGTTATCACGTTTGACGTTCCCTGGGTGTCCACGCAGGACGTCCCGAACCGGGAGGCGGTTGTCAAACTGGTCGAACTGCTGCGTCGTCGGCGGTTCCAGGCGGCGGTGATCTTCAACGTCCAGAGCCAGAATCCGTTACCGGCGGCGCTGCTTTGCTACATGGCTGGTATCCCAAACGTGCTGGGTTACTGCCGCGAAAATCCCTACTACCTGATGAGTCCCTGGGTCCCGGACCCGGAGGTGCTGTGCGCCACTCGGCACGAGGTCGAACGGCAACTGACCCTGGTGGAGGCGGTCGGCGCGACAACCGCAAACCGGCAACTGTCGCTGTCTGTCCCGCCGAATGCGGTGATTCAGGCCCTCGAAAGTCTTTCGGCAACCGGCGTGCAGCCGCACCAGCCCTGGCTGGTCATGCACACGGGCGTGAGCGAGGAAAAACGGCGTTATCCGGCAGAGGAATTTATCAAAGCGGGGCGGCGGCTCACCAGCGAACTGGGTTTTCAGGTGGTGCTGACGGGCAGTAAGTCCGAACGGGCCTATACCGAAGACATCCGCAAGCAGATTGGTCCCGGCGCGGTGAACCTGACCGGAAAGCTCCCGCTGGATGTTTTCTGCGGCCTCATCGCCCAGGCGCCGGTGGTGGTTTCCAACAATACCGGTCCGGTGCATATCGCCTCGGCCGTCGGAACGCCGGTGGTGGTGCTGTACGCCATGACCAACCCGCAGCATACGCCCTGGCTGGTGCCCAACCGGGTGCTTTATTTCGACGTACCCGAACCCCTGCGTTCGCGCAACATGCTGCTGCAGCGGTTCCCCGGCCCCGCCGAACCGAAAGCATCCGTAGACGGAATTGTGAAAGCAGTAGAAGAACTAACCATTGGAACCATTGCCCTATCGGGGACCTAA
- a CDS encoding glycosyltransferase family 2 protein: MKPLVSIIVPTFRRPALLNRCLEALLKQELPFHTFEIIVVDDGNDTATREAVEITARNTTVPLRYLGQPERRGPAAARNRGWKESRGSIIGFTDDDCIPDENWIRNAVDAFIEGAEVVSGRLVVPCSEKPTDYERVTTFLETTEFVTANCFCSRAALEKVGGLEESFDIAWREDSDLQFKFIENEIPVTKRKNVTVVHPIREAAWWACLKDERKNCYDALLYKRHPRLFRERIPAYGNLVLMYYAVVIGFLLGAFGVLAELPYVASYGFGLFTAFLLVLVVRRLWGTRLTPQHVGQTLVTTAATPFLSVYWRLYGACKHRTLYW, from the coding sequence ATGAAACCGTTAGTATCCATTATCGTCCCGACCTTTCGGCGGCCGGCGTTGCTGAACCGGTGCCTGGAAGCCTTACTGAAACAGGAATTGCCCTTTCATACGTTTGAAATTATTGTGGTGGACGATGGCAACGACACCGCCACGCGGGAAGCAGTAGAGATCACCGCCCGGAATACGACGGTGCCGCTCCGGTACCTCGGTCAGCCCGAGCGACGCGGACCGGCCGCCGCCCGCAACCGGGGCTGGAAAGAGTCGCGGGGCAGTATCATCGGCTTTACGGACGACGACTGTATTCCCGACGAAAACTGGATTCGCAATGCCGTGGACGCCTTTATCGAAGGGGCGGAAGTGGTGTCGGGCCGCCTGGTGGTGCCCTGCTCGGAAAAGCCGACGGATTACGAACGCGTGACGACGTTTCTGGAAACGACCGAGTTTGTCACCGCCAACTGTTTCTGCTCCAGAGCCGCCCTCGAAAAGGTCGGCGGACTGGAAGAAAGCTTCGACATTGCGTGGCGCGAAGACAGCGATCTGCAATTCAAGTTTATCGAGAACGAGATTCCGGTCACGAAGCGCAAAAACGTCACCGTCGTGCATCCGATCCGGGAAGCGGCCTGGTGGGCCTGCCTGAAGGACGAGCGGAAGAATTGCTACGATGCGCTGCTGTACAAACGGCATCCCCGGCTTTTCCGGGAGCGCATTCCGGCCTACGGCAATCTGGTGCTGATGTACTACGCGGTTGTTATCGGCTTCCTGCTGGGGGCTTTCGGGGTGCTGGCCGAACTGCCGTATGTGGCCTCGTATGGCTTCGGTCTGTTTACGGCTTTTCTGCTGGTGCTGGTCGTGCGTCGCCTCTGGGGCACCCGGCTCACCCCGCAGCATGTCGGACAAACCCTCGTTACCACCGCCGCAACGCCTTTTCTGTCCGTCTACTGGCGGCTGTACGGAGCTTGCAAGCATCGAACACTCTATTGGTAA
- a CDS encoding SUF system Fe-S cluster assembly protein, with the protein MSETELKEKVVEAVKTVYDPEIPVDVYELGLIYDIKIFPVNNVYVLMTLTSPSCPSAGTIPAEIEQRIREIEGVNDVSVELTFDPPYSTEMMSEVAKLELGFM; encoded by the coding sequence ATGTCTGAAACCGAACTGAAAGAAAAAGTTGTTGAGGCCGTGAAGACGGTATACGACCCCGAAATCCCGGTGGATGTGTACGAGCTCGGGCTTATCTACGACATCAAGATATTCCCGGTGAACAACGTCTACGTGCTGATGACGCTGACCTCGCCCTCCTGCCCTTCTGCCGGGACCATTCCGGCCGAAATCGAGCAGCGAATCCGCGAGATTGAAGGCGTCAACGATGTCAGCGTCGAACTCACCTTCGACCCGCCCTACTCGACCGAAATGATGTCGGAAGTAGCGAAGCTGGAGCTGGGATTTATGTAA